From the genome of Laspinema palackyanum D2c:
TTAGCGTTCAAATAAATGCCACCAATAATCAAGTTATAGGCAATTTCATTGGCACTAATATTACGGGACAATCTGCCCTTAGCAATGGGATTGGTCTCTATATTATAGCGGCAGCAAACACTACAATTGGCGGGTTAGAACCCGGTTCTGGTAATCTAATTTCCGGAAATCGCTCCGATGGAATTGATTTAGGTTTGGCCTCTTCGGATACCCTGATTGCCGGAAATTATATCGGCACTGATGTTACAGGCACTTTGGCGATCGGCAATGGTCGGCATGGAATTTTTAGTGATGCTTTCCCTCGCAACACGATCATCGGTGGGACGACGCCAAATGCCCGTAATCTGATTTCAGGAAATAGCCGTGATGGACTTTACCTCGATGCCAGTAATAACCGAGTCTTAGGTAACTTTATAGGCACTCAAATTGATGGAATTAGCCCCCTAGGAAATGCTGATGATGGCATTAAGCTGGTTTCCCTGACGGGTAATAGCCTCATTGGGGGAACAGCTACGGGAGAGGCCAATCGAATTGGCTTTAATGGAAGGGCGGGAATTCAGGTTAGTGTGGGTACAAATAACGGAATTTTATCCAATGCTATCTTTTCCAACGGTCGCTTAGGCATCGATTTAGTCGGTCCTGCTAGTAACCTTGCCGGGACAACAGCCAATGATGAAGGCGATGCAGATACAGGGACTAATAATCTTCAAAATTTTCCCGTCATCACTTCAGCGATTTCTGATGGAACAACTACCACAATTTTGGGGACGCTCAACAGCACCGCTAACACTGAATTTCGCCTGGAATTTTTCGCCAATCGAGCTTTAGACCCCTCGGAATTTGGCGAAGGGGAAAGATTTATTGGGTTTGCCACGGTTACCACCGATGCTACGGGTAATGTTAGCTTTACGGAAACCTTTCCCAATGCAGTTCCTGCTAATGAATTTATCACCGCTACCGCAACAGACCCCAATAACAACACTTCGGAATTTTCTGGGGGTCAAGTGGTGATTGCACCTAGTTTCACCCTGGAAGATATTACAGTTATTGAAGGAAATTCTGATACAACTACTGCAATTTTTACGGTTACTCTGAATGCGGCACTCAACCAAGTCGCTACCGTAAATTATGCCACGGTTGATAATAGTGCGACTTCGCCGGAAGATTATACGGCAACGAGTGGCACATTACAGTTTAATCCTGGGGAAACTACCAAAACGATTACGGTAGCGATCGCCCCCGATACGATTGATGAACCCGATGAACAGTTTTTTGTTAATCTTTCTAATCCCGTCAATGCCGCGATCGCAACGGACCAAGCGATCGCCACCATTACTGACGATGACGAACCCCCAACCCCAACCCCGCAACCGCAACCGCAACCGCAACCCACTCCCTCACCTCTTTTGGAAGTGGTACGAGAACCCATCCTGCCATCAACCCTCAATCCAGATTCCAGCTTAACGGAAACACCGATACCCCCCTTAACTCCCATAGAGGTACCGGATTGCAATTGCCCGACGTTGACAGTACCAGAATTCGTGCCGTTAGCAGCAGCGATCGCCCAACCGAATGCGGTGGAAAATATCCTCATCGGGACCGAAGAAGATGACACCTTACAAGGCAGCAGTCGCGCTGACGAAATGAACGGAGGCAGTGGCAATGATTTACTCTTTGGCAACCCGGGTGATGACAATCTTTTAGGAAGTGCCGGAGACGATACTATCCTGGGTGGAATGGGTAGCAATTTTCCCATCGGTTCCCAAGGCGATCGCGACTGGATAGAAGGGAATGCCGGGGAAGATGATCTATTTGGCAACGAAGGCAACGATACCATTTCCGGCGGATTCGGAGGCGATCGGATATGGGGTGGAAAAGACGATGATCAGATATTGGGCGATGAGGATAGCGATACCCTCTATGGCGATTTAGGCAACGATACTCTCTACGGTGGCAAAGGCAGTGATATCCCTGTCGGTCCCTTCCTTGACGCTGATTTACTCTTTGGGAATCGCGGGAATGACTACCTCTTCGGCAACGAAGGAAGCGATACCATTCATGCCGGAAAAGAGGATGATGTCGTGCACGGTGGCAAAGATAATGACCTCATCTTTGGCGACATTGGCAATGATACCCTGTTGGGCGAACTCGGCGATGATACGCTGCTGGGAAATCCCAATGATGCCGCAGTGCTCGATCCCAATGGGCGAGATTTGCTCTTCGGTGGCGCTGGAAATGATTTCCTTAACGGCAACCAGGGGGATGATTCGGTATCTGGGGGTGAGGGAAACGATACCCTACGCGGTGGCAAGGAGGATGATATTGTTGCCGCAGATCAGGGGGATGATTTAATTTTTGGCGATCGCGGCAATGATATCCTTTGCGGTGGCGATGGGGATGACACGCTTCTCGGGGGTACCGGCATTGAGGAACCGATGGATCCTAATACGGAAAAAGATTGTCTCTCTGGGGGTGCTGGAAATGACTTCCTTTATGGCGATCGCGGCGATGACACCCTCAATGGCGATCAGGGAGACGATACCTTATTTGGCGGTAAACAGAACGATATCCTCGCGGGAGGAGATGGGAACGATCGCCTGAGTGGGGATTTCGGCGATGATACCCTGATTGGCGGCAACGGGCGCGATCGGTTTGTACTCCAGGCGGGTTATAACCAGGACCTGATTTGGGATTTTGAAGTGGAACAGGATTTTCTGGAATTAACCGGGGATTTAACCGTGGATCAACTCTTGATTACTCAAAACGGGAACTCCACTGAGATTGCGATCGCCAGTACCGGCGAAGTTTTGGCATCCCTGATGGGAATCCCTGCCGCAGGGGTCAGCAGTATCCAGTTTCTGTAGAGTGGCTGTCAGGACCCTTGAGGGAAATAGAATATCTCCAACAGAAATGGGAGCATCCTCCTAGCTGTTCAAGTCCCTGAGATGCTCCCACTTCTTAAAATATTGCAAAGCTGATATCTAATCTTGAGCAGAACCCCCAACTCTGAGATTAGACCCTTAAACTACGATAGAGACGCGAAATGAGGCGTCTCTATATCTAGTCTGTATTCGGGGTTTTATCAACGGGATTCCTTATAATCAGGCATTAGCTGAAATAGTTGGCTTCGGCTTCAAGCATCCGAATCAAGCTTTCATCCCCTTTCTGTCTAGCCATTTCCAGGCGATACTGTAGCTTCTGGCGGATAGTTGCCCGATGCATGGCTGCGGCTTGTTTCAAGGTTTCATGACTAATTTTGTTCATGGTGGACTTTTTCCGTTTTTAATTCGTGTATTTTCCCTTACTTCCAAAATAACACTTAAAATCAGGAATAGTATCAAAATTTACCAAAATTTTAATAATCATCTCCGATTCATGCTCCCGATCCTGACAAGGGACAAGGGACAAGGGAGGGGTAGGTTTTTATAACTAGCCTTCTCTGGTCCCCTTTCCGGTATCTTGAGGAGGGTTCGGATAAACTTCTTAGTTTGTAGTAACGACTTCAGTCGTTTCCGGGCATTAACCTCCTGGAGTAACCCGAGACTCTGCCAACGCCAACAGGCGATCGCCACCCCCCATCAGAAAGAAACGACAGCAAATCGGGACGTTGAACATCCTCCCTATCCTCCCCATCTCCCCTATCCCATGCTTACCCTCTTAACCGATTTTGGTTCCCATGATGTCTATGTCGGCGTGATGAAGGGCGTCATCGCCTGTATGAATCCCGGGGTCACCATTGTGGACCTCACCCATGAGATTCCTCCCCAGGATGTCGCTGCTGCGCGTTTTTGTCTGATGAATGCTTATCCCTATTTCCCCCAGGGGACGGTTCATGTCGCCGTTGTGGATCCCGGTGTCGGCAGTGCAAGACGGGCGATCGCCCTTCAACTCCCGCACTCCATCTTGGTAGGACCTGATAACGGGTTATTCTCTGGGATACTTACTCCAGAAAACCCCATTCTCGCGGCAGTGGAACTGAGCAATTCTGACTACTGGCGCACCCCTGCTCCGAGTACCACATTTCATGGGCGAGATATTTTTGCTCCCGTAGGTGCTCATTTGACTAAAGGAGTGCCTTTAGAGGATCTAGGACCCAGGATTGATCCCCAGACTTTAGTCACCCTGGATCTGCCACAATGTCAGTGGCAAAACCAGGAAATCGCCGGTTGTATCCAATATATCGATTGCTTTGGTAACCTGATCACGAACATTCCTAGCACTTGGGTGATGGAAAAACTCGGGTCAGTTGGAGTGGGCGATCGCATGATCCCCGGGGGAAATACTTACAGTGATGCGCCCAGAGGAGGTGCGATCGCCCTCGTCGGTTCTCACAGTTGGGTAGAAATTGCCATCAATGGCGGCAATGCGGCGGATACATTCCAACTTGCCGTTGGTGCAACGGTGAGGGTGAGGTTGAGCTAAAGGATCAGGATGGGTTGTTGAAAAGGGCGATCGCCAACCCTCAACTGTCGGCAAATTGGTCTAATAACTGAAAAACCACAGGAGATAATTATCAATCAACTCAAAATGCTCGGGATCTTCTTTGGTCACATCTAAATCAATTAAAGGCAAGATAAACTGGCGGCGATCGCTCGTTCGTTCCACCTTCACCATAATCCCCTCTGTACCCACATCACAAAACTGAACCAAGCTAAAGGTATCCACATAAGAAGGCTTGTGTTTTTTCAGATTTTCATATTCTTTTTTGCTCTTGCCGCCACTCACATACTCTTCTTCCCAGTCAAACTCTCCATTTCCTGTCAGATTATAAGGGGGTTTAATCCGAGCTTTCAAAAATTGTAAATATCGGTTTAAATTTTCTTCATTGACCTCTAAATTAGGACTCCCTAAAATTTCTTGTAATTCTAGTTCAAACTCATCCTCATCAAAAATATCTTCTAAAAATAAATCATCCTCATCCTCATCCTCATCATCTAGTAATAACTCTTCTATCTGGCTCATCCGTTTGACTAAATCAAGGATTCTCTGAGGATTGATAGGAATTTCCCCCCGTTCCATGAGCCGGGGGCCAAATACCCCTTCATCAATTTCTATAATTTTCGGGACCGAGGGGGATGAGGCGCTTTGTTTCGGAGGTTTTTTTGATTTAGTCATATTTAAATCGGATCAGGGTCGGGTCAGTCATCAAATCGGTCATAATCTAAAGTGTATCTCGAACACCCATTATCTTGGAGTAGATCGGTCAAATTCATCATGACTCAAGCTAATTCTATGGAATCTCCAGTCTATCAAGGGCAGTTTGGGGAATTTAGCATTACCCCCAGCGATCGCCAATCTGTTATCATCTATCGCAGTGGCTTGATGGTAGCCGCCCTCAGTTTCGCCATTGCCACAGTTCTCCTCTTTTGGCAAGGAACTACTCCCAATGTCCTCACCAGTCTGAGCGTACTCTATGCCTGTTTCTGTCTTGCCCTCGGCGTCAGCTTACTGACGATTCACATTTATCTGCAAGTCCTCCATCGCTTCCTTCAAGTCTGTTGGGCGACTGGGGCCGTCACTGCATTAACGGTGATTTTTACTCGCCCTGACCCTTTCGTAGTCACAGTTTATCACGAGGCGATCGCCCTCGTCGGTATCGGATTTACCTTTGTGGCATTAACTGGCATTTATTTTAAAGAAGCCTTTTGTTTCAATCGCCTAGAAACTAAATTGCTCACCCCCTTAGTTCCCCTGCTAATTTTAGGTCACCTCTCAGGTTTATTAACTCCCTCAATGGAAAAAATCCTATTAGCCCTGTGGGCCATTCTCTTTCTAATCTTTGCCTTGCGAAAAGCGGGCCAAGACATTCCGTCAGATATTGGAGATAAAAGTGTTTTTGCCTACCTCAAGGAACAGCAAAAAGCGCAGCCTTAACCCGATAATTGATATTTCTGGACAGGGTTGTACAGAACAAAAATGATAGAGGGCATAGGTTCCTTCATTGTGGACCAAGCCTTTTAAA
Proteins encoded in this window:
- a CDS encoding DUF2301 domain-containing membrane protein encodes the protein MTQANSMESPVYQGQFGEFSITPSDRQSVIIYRSGLMVAALSFAIATVLLFWQGTTPNVLTSLSVLYACFCLALGVSLLTIHIYLQVLHRFLQVCWATGAVTALTVIFTRPDPFVVTVYHEAIALVGIGFTFVALTGIYFKEAFCFNRLETKLLTPLVPLLILGHLSGLLTPSMEKILLALWAILFLIFALRKAGQDIPSDIGDKSVFAYLKEQQKAQP
- a CDS encoding DUF4347 domain-containing protein, which translates into the protein MMETLAKPTLKQPSIHTLVLIDSGVPEWQELAVATVAGTEAIALETEQDGIEQISAILAARKGLHTLHIVSHGSAASLQLGNGYLTLKNLSFYGDLLQQWSDAFSPDVSPSLLLYGCEVAAGDRGEQFIQKLSQLTGITVAASNSKTGSSTRGGNWNFEVKTGKIDSVLAFPAETLENYPSILATFTVTNTNDIGVGSFRQAILDANANSDTDTITFNISGNGVQTIQPLSPFPIITNSVIIDATTQSGYTGTPLIEIDGTNVGGLDGGVLQITAGNSTVRGFVINRAGFSNAAILIRENGNNLIENNYLGTDATGTGLLERSGSGIFIRESANNRIQNNLISGNNNTSSVGIDIEGNRASGNQILGNFIGTNVTGTQDLGNRGSGIVIRNAPNNRIGGTTVNARNIISGNGFYGIEISGNEANDNQILGNFIGTDVTGEISFRNAFYGIGISGGSRTLIGGDSADARNVISGNGSSGIYVRETSGLHSILGNYIGTNSQGDKAVENGGLAGVRIEGANNIIQNNLISGNRADGIQISGSSANDNRVTGNLIGTDFTGNVALANGEAGVVIAQRATGNQIGGTTEGDRNIISGNQSTGVSVQINATNNQVIGNFIGTNITGQSALSNGIGLYIIAAANTTIGGLEPGSGNLISGNRSDGIDLGLASSDTLIAGNYIGTDVTGTLAIGNGRHGIFSDAFPRNTIIGGTTPNARNLISGNSRDGLYLDASNNRVLGNFIGTQIDGISPLGNADDGIKLVSLTGNSLIGGTATGEANRIGFNGRAGIQVSVGTNNGILSNAIFSNGRLGIDLVGPASNLAGTTANDEGDADTGTNNLQNFPVITSAISDGTTTTILGTLNSTANTEFRLEFFANRALDPSEFGEGERFIGFATVTTDATGNVSFTETFPNAVPANEFITATATDPNNNTSEFSGGQVVIAPSFTLEDITVIEGNSDTTTAIFTVTLNAALNQVATVNYATVDNSATSPEDYTATSGTLQFNPGETTKTITVAIAPDTIDEPDEQFFVNLSNPVNAAIATDQAIATITDDDEPPTPTPQPQPQPQPTPSPLLEVVREPILPSTLNPDSSLTETPIPPLTPIEVPDCNCPTLTVPEFVPLAAAIAQPNAVENILIGTEEDDTLQGSSRADEMNGGSGNDLLFGNPGDDNLLGSAGDDTILGGMGSNFPIGSQGDRDWIEGNAGEDDLFGNEGNDTISGGFGGDRIWGGKDDDQILGDEDSDTLYGDLGNDTLYGGKGSDIPVGPFLDADLLFGNRGNDYLFGNEGSDTIHAGKEDDVVHGGKDNDLIFGDIGNDTLLGELGDDTLLGNPNDAAVLDPNGRDLLFGGAGNDFLNGNQGDDSVSGGEGNDTLRGGKEDDIVAADQGDDLIFGDRGNDILCGGDGDDTLLGGTGIEEPMDPNTEKDCLSGGAGNDFLYGDRGDDTLNGDQGDDTLFGGKQNDILAGGDGNDRLSGDFGDDTLIGGNGRDRFVLQAGYNQDLIWDFEVEQDFLELTGDLTVDQLLITQNGNSTEIAIASTGEVLASLMGIPAAGVSSIQFL
- a CDS encoding SAM hydrolase/SAM-dependent halogenase family protein, translated to MLTLLTDFGSHDVYVGVMKGVIACMNPGVTIVDLTHEIPPQDVAAARFCLMNAYPYFPQGTVHVAVVDPGVGSARRAIALQLPHSILVGPDNGLFSGILTPENPILAAVELSNSDYWRTPAPSTTFHGRDIFAPVGAHLTKGVPLEDLGPRIDPQTLVTLDLPQCQWQNQEIAGCIQYIDCFGNLITNIPSTWVMEKLGSVGVGDRMIPGGNTYSDAPRGGAIALVGSHSWVEIAINGGNAADTFQLAVGATVRVRLS
- the pirA gene encoding arginine synthesis PII-interacting regulator PirA, translated to MNKISHETLKQAAAMHRATIRQKLQYRLEMARQKGDESLIRMLEAEANYFS